GCTAAAGAGCTCGTCGACTTTCGGTATCTCGATAACGTAATTGACGCTATGATGAAGTATCTCTTTATCTCCCTCGGTAACTATCGCTATGACGATGCCGCCGCGCGCTTTTATCTCCTGAATATTCGAAAGCATCTTTTCGTAAGTCTTCGACTGCGCCGCTATGCAAACGACCCACGGATTCTCGTCTATGAGAGCGATCGGCCCGTGTTTCATTTCGCCGGCGGCGTAACCCTCGGCGCTTATATACGATATCTCTTTTAATTTGAGCGCGCCCTCGAGGGCGTTTGGATAATTTATATTGCGCCCCAGGTACAGGAAGTGCGACTTATTATGTTTTTCGAAATAATATTTTTTGAACTCGCCGGCATACGCGGCTATATTGTTATAATCGGATCTGTATTCGCCTATAAGTTCGTTCATAAGCGCGGGCACTCTTCTAAATTCTTTCACAATGCGGTTGAATCCGGTCGGTGTGATCGTCTTTCGCAGATAACCCATATACAACGTCACAAGATAAAGTATGGCGATTTGCGCCGTATAGGCCTTGGTAGAAGCGACCGCTATCTCCGGCCCGGCGTGCGTATATATGACGCCGTTCGCCTCCCTGGCGATCGAGCTTCCGACGACATTGCAGATGCCGAGCGTGGAGGCTCCCTTCCTTTTGGCCTCGCGCAAAGCCGCCAGAGAATCCGCCGTCTCGCCGGACTGCGAGATTATTATCACCAGCGTGTCTTTGTCGACTATCGGGTCGCGGTACCGGAATTCGCTCGAGGTATCCACCCAACATGGTATCCGCGCGTATTCTTCTATCATATATTTGCCGGTCAGCCCCGCGTGGTACGCGGTGCCGCAGGCGACTATCGCGATTTTTTTAAACTTCTTCAGGTCGTTTTCACTTATCTTGAGCTCCTGGAATACCACCTTACCGTCCTGCAGTCTTTCGCCGAGGATATCCCCTACTATCTCGCCCTGCTCGTAGATCTCTTTGAGCATAAAATGCTCGTATCCGGATTTCTCCGCCTGTTTTATATCCCAGTCTATGCGGGTCGTTTTTTTAGGTACCTTGTGCCCGAAGGAATCTTTTACGGTCACCCCTTCTTTTGTCAGAATAACCAATTCATTGTTCTCGAGGTATATAACTTCTTTTGTGTAGTCGAGTACCGCCGGCACATCGCTGGCTAAGAAATTTTCCCCGCAACCTACGCCTGCGATAAGCGGCGAATCGCATCTGGCGCCTATCACCTTGCCGGGTTCATTGGCGTGTATAACCGCGATGGCGTAAGATCCTTTTAGCGCTTTTATAGCCCTGACGACCGCTTTTTCTATATCGCCGCTATAATATTTTTCTATAAGGTGGGCTATCGTTTCAGTGTCTGTATCGGAAGTAAACTTGTGGCCTTCTTTTATCAGTGTTTTTTTAAGTTCCAGGTAGTTTTCTATTATACCGTTATGCACTATGGCTATCTTGCCTTTGCAGTCCAAGTGCGGATGAGCGTTTATATCGTTTGGAATGCCGTGCGTCGCCCAGCGCGTATGGCCCACGCCTGTCGTTCCTTTCGTCGGAGATTTTTTAAGCGCATTGGTGAGGGTCTGGAGCTTGCCCTGTTGTTTTACCGTATTTATCCTGTGGCCTTCTATAACCGCTATGCCGGCAGAATCGTATCCTCTATATTCCAGACGGCTTAAGCCCTTCACGAGGACGTCCTGCGCTTTTCTTTCTCCTACATATCCCACTATCCCGCACATATTATCTCTCCGCCTATGATTGTTTTTTTAACTTTAAAATTTTTGTCGAATATAACGATATCCGCGTCCATGCCGGGGGCAATGGTACCCTTGTGCCTATTTATACCGAGCAGGCGCGCGGGATTAGCCGTCATCATTTTGACGGCATCGGCAAGCGGAATACCACAACCCTCGACGCAATTTTTTAATGCGCCTATCATTGTAAGGGCCGACCCGGCTATCGTGCCGTCTTTAAACCTGTAAACGCCGCCTTTTTTCTCAACACCGGCGCGCTTCTCCGCGCGCACGGAATCCGTAACCAGTATAACCTTATCCGCGCCTTTTATTTTTATAAGAAGGCTGAGTAGTTCTTTGCGGACATGTATCAAGTCCGGGATAACTTCCGCAATTACATCATCGGATAAAAGTGCCGCGGTGCCGACGCCCGGCTCGCTTCCGGCGAGACGGCGCATAGCGTTAAATATGTGAGTGGCGTGCCTTATGCCTGAGCGTATACCGCCCAACGCCTCGTCATACGTCGCGTTAGAATGGCCGACGGAAGCTATGATCCCGTTACGTTTCAAAAGTTTTACTATCGAAATAGCGCCGGATACTTCCGGGGCTACCGTCATCATCCTCAAAAGCGTGCCGCATTCTTTGATAAAACCGGCGGCATCTTTCGCGTTGGGCTTTTTTATATACCGTTTGTCCTGCGCGCCGGCCTTCCCGCGGCTTATATAAGGCCCCTCGAGACGCACGCCGAGAAGATTCGCGCCGAAAGGGCTTTTTATAACAAACTCTTCGGCGGCGCGGATTTTTTTTATCACTTCCCGCGGCGCGGCACATGATTGCGCGACGACTATCGACGTAGTTCCAAAACGCGCCTCGTTGGCAAATATATCGCCGGGCGCGCCATGGATATGCGTGTCTATAAAGCCGGGCGCGACAAAACATCCGTCGGCATCGATAATAACGGCGCCTTTGGGGCGCCGCGTTATGCCGCCGAGCGCTGATATTGTGCCATTCTCTATCAGGATCGGTTTATTTTGCGTAGCCCCCTCGGCCTTCAGGCCGAGGCCCCCTCCTGCCGGGTTCACAAAAGCCGCATTCCTCCCAGCGCTAAAGTCCGTGGATTTCTGCCGGGGGATTAAAAGAGCTGTCGGTAAAACTACGGTACCGTGTTCTATAATGATGGGCTTGATAACTACCTTGGCTTTTGGTTCAAAGCTCAAATCCCGCCTCGTTGTTGCTTCAGGATCTTAGAAATTTAAGTTCCTCGATATATCTTAAACTCCAGGACCTGAAAATCTTCTTCGAAAAGTTTACCGAGTACTTCTATTTTTCAGAGAAAAATAGAAGTATCTTAAACTCCAGGACCTGAAAACTTTCTTCGAAAAGTTTTCAGAATATGGCGTCCCCATGGGGATTCTCCCGCCATCTGTCTTACTCAGGGCGGGACCCCGCCCCCAGCTCAACTCCGGGCGGGGGAACCCTGCTATGTCGAATCTCTGGACTTTCACGGCGAAAATTGGCGTCCCCATGGGGATTCGAACCCCAGTCGTCAGAATGAAAATCTGATGTCCTAGGCCAGACTAGACGATGGGGACGCTTATTAATCTCTTAAAACCGTTTCCGCCTTTTAACTTTTTTATGTAGTGCTCTCGTTTAATGGCCCGGCATTTGCTTTCGGCGGATTCTTTATACACAAGCTTCCACGGACCTTTGTTTTTCGTTGACCTTACCTTATCACTGTTATGTTCTTTTAAGCGGCGTTCCAGATTTTCTGTACTACCTGTATAATATCGCCCGGTTTTCCCACTCTGAATTACGTATACAAAATACATTTTCCACCAGCCAGACTACCCCGCCGTTCGCCTCACCCGGGGCGGGGCCCCGCCCCGAACTTGACCCCAGGCGGGGGACGATGGGGACGCTTATAAGTTTTTATTATAACAAAAAGCGCGCTCCTTTGTCGAGCGCTCTTTTATGTTTCCCCGGAGATTATCTACATAGGTAGTTAAAGATTAACCTTCTCCACATCTTTGTAACTGACTATATCGATCATTCCCCGGCGCTGAGTTTCATTACCACCATATACCAACACAGGCCTGACAGTATTTTTCCTGTTGATCTTCTGGTAATACCGTAACCCTTTAAAATAATCTTCGTTTATAGTGCTTCCGAGTTTTATCTCAACCGGTTTTACAGATGCGTTATTCTCGAGCAGAATATCAACTTCATTACCGACGTTGTCGCGAAAGAAATAAATATTACTATTTTTACCTTGGTTTGTCCGCGCCTTCAGAAGCTCAGCGGCTACAAAATTCTCGAAAAGAGAGCCTTTTAACGGATGGCTATTGATCTGTTTTGCGTTTTGTATTTCCAGAAGATACGCGGCGAGGCCGCAATCGGTAAAATATAGTTTAGGAGCTTTAATAAGCCTCTTTCCAAAATTCGCATGATGCGCCCGGACGAAAAATATGACATAACTTGCCTCGAGCACACTTAACCAGCTTTTAGCGGTATTATGGTTGATACCGCAGTCATTGGCAAGATTTGATAGATTTATAATTTGAGCCACCCTGCCGGCGCACAGTTTAAGGAATTTCTCGAATTTTGCGAGGTCTTTAACATTGATTAATGCGCGGATATCGCGTTCCAGATATGTGCTAACGTAAAAAGAAAGAGCTTCGGTAGGGTTAAGTTTTTTATCATAGATGCGCGGATAAAAACCGGTGAAGAGAATTTTATCTATGGAGATTGCCTTGTTAGAGTAAATTTCATTATATGAAAATGGCAAAAGAACCGCCAGGGCAGTCCTGCCTGCAAGGCTTTGACTAATAGTATCCAAAAGATGAAAATTCTGACTTCCCGTTAATATGAAAAGCCCGGGCTTATCCTTTGTATCTACTATTTCCTGAATATACGACGCCAACTCAGGGACGCGTTGTATTTCATCGATAACGGCCCCTTCTTTAAGACATTCGTTTAAAAAAGACCTCGGATCGGTTCTGGCATAATCGCGTATATCGATACTTTCGAGCGAGAAGTATTTCTTTTTTGGAAACAATGCTTTACACAAAGTCGTTTTACCGGATTGCCGCGGTCCGGTAAGAGTAACGACCGGGTATTGCCGCGCATAACGAAGAATCTTCTCTGAAATGGTTCGCTTTATCATGTCCAAAGTATATATTATAATTTACACTTTGTCAATGCAATTATCAATATGTAATCTTAGAATAAAAACGCGCTCCTTTGTCGAGTGCTCTTTTAGGTTTATTCATATAAAGATAAATATCCGCGATTCCTGGAAGATAATTTCCTGGTAGTTATCACAGAGGCGGGAGATTCGAGATAGCCCATTCATAAAATCGTTCGGCAAGCTTAGCTATATCAATGGCTTCCGGCTGTCTGAAATCCCTGTTTTCATAAGCTATGAGGTTCTTCTTTGCCACGATCCGTCTATAAGTGCTTGATTCCCCGGCCTCGATTTTCGAAGGAAGACGCTGGATCAACTCTGTTGCCTCCATATGATTGTCACTTACAGAGCGGATCCCGGAGTGGAACGTCAACATAGCATCGCAACAAGATATGGCGCAGTGACAAGCGTTAAGGCCGGTCGCTGTCCAGTTGTCCATCTTGCGCGCTGTCATCATGATGTCGTAGAAATCTTTGGCCTTATTAAGAAATACCTTATAATCGCTCTTTTCGACATCGACGGTTTTTATCTTCTTTGGGGTCATATAAGCTTTTCCAGCCTTTCTCCGTAGATAAGCTTATAAGACCTTAGGATATTTTTGACAATGGGTAACCCTTTCTCGTATTTAGAGTCGAATTCTATCTTTGTATTGATATAGGGTGAAACGACATTGCTAAATTCTTTCAATATTCTGTCATCTATCTCTTCGAAAAGACGTTCTACGGCAGGCCTCGCGGTGGCATTTTTTAATATTACGGCAAGATCTATATCGCTTGAGGGGTGGTCGGCATGCTTACTAACGCTACCGAATATAGCCACGCTCAGGATATCCTTTCTTGCCGTTGAGGTAGATATCTTACGCTTTATAATTCTTATTATACTATCTAGAATGGCGTTTTCCTTAGAAAATAACGGTTTAAGAAGTTTTGATACCAGGAAGTTATTTGCGTTTAAACTATAGACGTGTGTTTTGCCGACATTACGCAAGATGAGAATCTTTTCTCGGTTAAGAGCATTGAGCGCCATATGCGCCGACTTTGGAGTTACACCAATCTCCCTGGCTATTTGCCTTCCGTTCCAATCGGCGTCCGTTCTGCAAAAAAAACGCAGGATCTTTGTTTTTATTGTGCTATTCAGGATATTGTCTATAGGTTTGGTCATCTTCATAATAGTGTTCCCTTGTGCTGTATACTTTAATAAACACGTGTTTCCTAAAGTAAACAAAGAATATCATCTATATTTACCGAAGTCAAGTTAATTTCCGTTAACTTCGGATTCGAATCACGAGTGACGCGAAGACGAGAATCAAGAAAGAAGCCCCAGAAGAACGGCTTTGACAGTATATCAGCGTATATATTGTGGCTGTGTCGGAATGCTGGCAGGGGTAAGAAGTAATAAATTAACTAGTTTTATGCGGCCGCTATAACTTCTTTTACGTGTTCGTATATCTGCCTTAATTCGTTTGCATCTATTGGTGTAATCGGCAATAGCTTTATTAGTTTCTTCAAAGCAATAATGATGTTATTTATATTGCCTGTAGCGAGCGCAATAATATCATCTGGGGTAAGATTGAAATTTTTAAGGTCGGCAACGTCACAAACATTTTTTAGCTGTTCCAATATCTCTATTTGTATCTTGTCTTTAAAAGCTTGGTCGTGTGTTATAGCGATTCCTTTTTCTTTTATCTGTCTTGCTATATCCATCATCTTTAATCCTAATATGGTTGCCCTTATCAATCCTGCCGGGTCATGCTGTAGGCCTATGGGTGATAAAATAGTATTGTCAGGAGTCATAGAAATATTCCCGAGCTTAGAAACTATGGAAGATTGACTAACTTCTTCACCTTTAAGCGCCGGGAAGAGAGTAACCGTATTTTCTCTTGTCCGCTTGAAGTCTTTTGGTAAAGATTTTTTTTGCAAGCCATATTTTTGATAGATGTTTTCGCTCGCCCCTCCTACGCCTGATATATAATATAGCTCTATATAACCGTTGTGAGATTCTTGAAATGTTGCAAGAAAGTCTTTAATATTATCTACGCCTATTGATTCAATAGCTTCTATGGGAATACGAATTAATGTATTAAAATGATTGAGTGTTAACGTGTCTTTAATGGTATTTTTATTATCGCTGATGAAAGATTTAAAGGGCTCTGTGGGCGGAGCTCTTTCAGGATTATAACCTGTCATCTCCTTAGATAATTTCGGGAAACCTAGCTTCTTCCAGTAAAACTTCCAATTTTTTAAATTGTACATAATAAAATCTGCCCCGCTACTAACTAATTTTTGCGTCGATTGTTCGTTACCGTGAGATAATCCTACGGCAATGCATTTGTTTCCAGCGTCTATATTGGATATGGACATATCTCCGTCCGAATCACCAAAAATAATTATTTGATTATTTTCCGTTATATTATTGTTTTCTTTGACTGTTTTTAGCATATCCATCTTCCCTTGCGGAAAGGGAGAAGATGTGCTATTGACACCGTAAACTGCATTAAAATAGCCATGTATGTTTAACTTTTTTACCAAATAATCTGCTACCCCTTGAGGAGTTCCTGTCCCTATATACATTTTAATTCCAGCTCGTTGTAATTCATTTAAAAGTTGGCGAACACCTCTAAATAATTTAGGAGGCTTTGCTTCAAACTCTTTCATTAAAATAGCTTCATATATCATGCTAAATTTAGCCACAAGATTACCATGAGTTTTATCTATGCTATCTATATTTAAACGTTGCACAAGCATATCGGCGACTTTTTGCAAGTCTTCCTCGGAATGTCCATTTTTAAAACTCATCGATATTATGAATGCGATATGTTCTGTTAATGTCTTCCAGCTACCACTATAAAGATATGTCTTGCCTCTATCGAGTGCTTCTCCGAATGGCTCTTCTGATGTAGCATCTATTATATAATGATAAATTTTCCCAAAAGCTATTTCAGCATTCGGCATAGTATCAATCAATGTTCCGTCCAAATCAAAGAAAGCGACTTTAGGCTTAGGATTAATAGATGAATTCGCTATATGGAATTCGTCCTTCGACGGTCTGGGTAGGTCGACTTCCGGTATCTCTTTGTATTCCCAGAAAACATCGGTTACATGATATGAACCGTTTAAAAATTCTATCCTTCCTTCATTTTGAAAACTCTTTAATGCCTCGTTTAATTTTTCTATCTCAAGCTCCGTATTGAATAAGTTGGCAATCTTATTTTTTATATCTTCCACCAAAAAATGTTTTTCAGCAAAATATGTTCTTATCATTTCTCTAGCAATGCTTCTGTATGCAATCCTCTCAAGATGTTTTGCATCAATAGTTATGTCGCCGCTTTTGATATAGGAAAGTGCCCCTAAAATATCCTTTACAAGTCTTTCACTATATTTACCAGCAACAGTATTCATTTGGTATTCGGTTTCGCAACGCACCATATCTTCTAGATAATCTAGCAGAATCACTGTTTGTTCGGCCATTATCTTTTTTAAGATTCCTCTTTCCTTGTCAGATGTTTCTCCAAATTTTGACGACCGGAATATTATTTTCAGAACCCAAAAAAACATCTGTTGGCTTTCTTCCCAATCTTTTATACTAGACAAGACTTGAACAACTTGCGAATTTTCATAAACGTATTCATAAGATAATGCGTTAGGGTCATATTCATTTGGGTCAACAAGACCTTTTTCTATTAGTTGCGAAGTATAGCTTGCTCCTCTTAATGGAATATATGATTTGATGGGATAAGTAATTCTTTTGTCCATTCCTGTTTCTCGAAGAAAAGCGATGCTTTCTCGTAGTTCTTGTAAAGTTACAAGTGGGTCAAACATAATAAAACCGGGAACATTATGAATTCCAAGCCCTTCGATTATCTCAAGGGCTTTTTTATTCTCAAAAACGGTGGCCGCTTTTCCATAACGTTTCAATTGGGATGGTGAACCTGATTCAATACCAATAAAGAGAACAGATAATCCTGCTTCTTTGAGTTTCTTAAATGCCTCGACTCTTTTATTGTTATTTTCTTCTGAATCACCTGCTTTATAAACTAACCGTGTGCTCGCCGAGGTGCCAAATGTAAGGTCGGCGGGAATTCTGCCAGACTTTTTGAGTGCAATTATTCTATCCGCCAATTCGACTACTCTCTCAACGCCTCCAGCAAACAGGTCTTCGTCGACAAAATTTACGAAACGTCCACCATGGTCGCAAACCACTACTAAGTCATTTATCACATCGTCTATCGCACGACCTCGCCATCCCCCCTTACCTAAAAAAGGTTTTCTGGCGCATATCGCACAATTAAAAGGACATTCTCGGCTGGTTTCCATAAAAACTGCTCCGCCACTATCTATGGTATAAGACAATACATCTCTTTGCGGAACTCCTGCATTTACGAGATTGGTCTTCATAGACGAATTAACTGTTATTTGACCATTGTGCATATACGCAATATTAGGAACGTCGGGAAGTGAAACTTCGCCTTTAAAATATCTTACTGTTTGCTTTATTGCTTCCTCTCCTTCTCCTTTACACACGATCACTTCTGGATATTTAGTTAACAATAGGTCTGCATTATATGTGGCGAGCACATTGCCTAGTATTATTAAAGGTCTTTCTCTCGATGGCAAAGATTTCAAATAATCCATAATTTTTGCAAGGTCGTCTAAGGTATTAAAAAATAAAGATAATCCCACTATATCCGGTTTCTCTTTTCTTAATCTAGCTATTATTCCTTCGGTGCCATTTTCAATAACATGGTGAATCGTTGAAATTTCCACGGAATTTTTGAATTGTTTTTTCAACACACCCGACAGGGTAGATACAGCCAGTGGCTCATCTACCTTCGATTCGTCCCTAATTTTACTCATCCAGCATAACGCAACTTTGACAGTTCGCTTAAAAGGTGCTCTACGCATAACCGGCTCATTAGATGAGCTATATGCGGGAAGTGCTGTTATTCTATGAATAATCTGTCTGTGTAATCGTGGAGCAATTATTTTAGTTTGGAGTTTTGAAATATCGGAATAAGGCGTTATAACATTGGTTTTAGTTGGGTCAAAATAGCGAACAGCTAATTCTTCATTCGGAATTTCAATTACAATTTCATACGGTAATACGGTTATATTGGAGTTTTTTTCTGCATCTAATCGTGCTAATACATCGTTTAGATATGATTTATCATCAAGGTTACCATCATGTTCGACATGCTTGCATATTGCGGTTACCGTAAGCGAATATTTAAAGTCTTCGCTATTAAGTCTTGATTCAGGGGCTAATTTATTGTTATCGACTGGGTAGGAAGAAAAAGACTTATTTTCAATCGCAGTAGAAAACAGTCTCGCTTCCTTAGCCCAGCCAAAAGTGCCTGTAAACAAAAAGACCCATAGTAGAATAACCGTAAGGGTCTTCATAAGTATCACACTGTTATTTTTTAGCATTGGTTTAGTCGTAATGACCTATAAATAAAAAGTGACTGAATTAACTAGTATTTAGCACTAGGCAATCCAGCCATCTAATAAATAAAATATTACTAGACCTGCGATTTTGCGCCCCTATGTCACCATAGGTTTGCCTTTATCTAGAATATTGTATATTAAGTATAGCATAGAATATAGTTAAGTCAATAGAAAGTAACAACCTTTTTGAATTACTAACCTTGATGAGTGGTGGTTATTTTCTCAGTGTCCATCCAGTGACTATAGCACGTCAAAATACGTCCTATTCCGTCATAATTCATACAAAAACAAAAGGACGCTCGAATATGAGCATCCTCTTGTTTTACGGCAAGTTACGCTTGTTTTATGTTGATTTTATCAACAGATTTTAAATCGCTATTACTTTTTCCGTTTTATCGACTTCTTCTTCGCTTCGCTCTTGGGTGGCGCAACCTTTTCTTTGGGCGCAGTTTTCTTTTCTTCAGTCGGAGTCGTCTCGGGTTTCGCCTCTTCGAGCTTTTCTTTCACGGGAACAGGCGCGGCTGTAACCGTAGCCGCGTTTACAACTGCCGCGGCCGGAGCGGTTTCGCTTTCGTCTTCGGGAACTATCTTAGCGACCGACGCGACTTTATCCGCCGCATCCAGACGCATAAGCCTCACGCCCTGCGTCGAGCGCCCGGTAGTGCGTATATCTTTTATCGGACAACGAACGATCATGCCTTTTTCCGTCATAAGCATTATCTCGTCCTTGTCGGAAACTGTCGTAAGGCTCACGGCCTCGCCGTTCTTGCCTGTCACCTTCATATTTATAATACCTTTACCGCCCCGGGATTGCAAACGATATTCTTTGAAGGGTGTCCGCTTCCCGAAACCCTGTCCGCTGACAGTAAGTACCGTCTGCTCGGGCTTGACTATTTCCATGGCGATACATGCGTCTTTTTTGCCGAGCGTTATACCTTTGACGCCTTTGGCGGCCCGGCCCATATCGCGAACCTGCGCTTCTTTGAACCGTATGGCTTTGCCCTCTTTGGTAGCGAGCAATATCTCGTCGTCGCCGTTCGTCATCTCGACTTCGATAAGTGCGTCGTCTTTCTCGAGGCCGATACCTATAATGCCGCCCTTCCTCGGGTTGGAATATGCGGTAAGTGCCGTCTTCTTGATGAGCCCGTTCTTCGTGGCCATGATAAGGAAGTGCCCGTCTTTAAACTCTCTCACCGGCACAAACGCGCTTATATTCTCCCCCTGGGCTAACGCGAGCATGTTAACTATAGCTTTGCCTTTGGACGTCCTGCCGCCCTCGGGTATCTCGTGGACTTTCAGCCAGTGAATGTTACCTTTGTCCGTAAAGAACAGCATATAGTCGTGGGTCGATGCTATAAAGAGGTGCTCGACAAAATCTTCCTCTTTCATATCGGCGCCTGTAACGCCCTTGCCGCCCCGATGCTGTTTTTTGTAACTGGACACGGGCAGTCTCTTGATGTATCCCGAATGGCTTATCGTTATGACGACATCCTCTTCGGCGATCAGGTCTTCGATATCGAGCTCTTCAGCTTCGGGCGCTATCTCCGTCCTTCTCTCGTCGCCGATTTTTTCGGCCAATTCTTTCGTCTCTTCTTTTATTATCTCGAGAACCTTCCGCTCGCTGGCAAGAATAGATTTTAAAAACTCTATTCTTTTTATGAGCTCGAGATATTCTTTCTCTATCTTGTCACGCTCGAGGCCGGTCAGGCGCTGTAACTGCATCTCGAGTATCGCGGTCGCCTGTTTTTCCGACAGATCGAACTTCTTTATAAGCTCTATCTTCGCCGCCTGCGGGCTCTCGGACTCTTTTATGACCTTTATGATCCTGTCGAGATTTTTCAGCGCTATCTTTAATCCCTCGAGGATGTGCGCCCTGTCCTGGGCCTTGGCCAGCTCGAATTTCGTCCTTCTTACTATTATGACCTT
The sequence above is drawn from the Candidatus Omnitrophota bacterium genome and encodes:
- the gyrA gene encoding DNA gyrase subunit A, giving the protein MYTRNEKVITRYIEEEMKDSYINYAMSVIVGRALPDVRDGLKPVHRRILYAMKELSLEHNKPYKKCARITGEVLGKYHPHGDSAVYDTLVRMAQDFSLRYPLVDGQGNFGSIDGDSAAAMRYTEARLERITDWMLLDIEKDTVDFVPNFDGSLQEPALLPACLPNLLVNGSSGIAVGMATNIPPHNLREIADAIIFVIDNPDCEPKDLLKKVKGPDFPTGGIIRGYDGIKSAYTTGRGRLKINAKAFIEEQKNGKEAIIVKEIPYLVNKANLIKSIADLIQDKKIEGISDLRDESDKDGMRIVIELKRGINAHVVLNQLYKHTQMQETFGVIMLALVGGRPKVLNLKEILDEFIKHRKVIIVRRTKFELAKAQDRAHILEGLKIALKNLDRIIKVIKESESPQAAKIELIKKFDLSEKQATAILEMQLQRLTGLERDKIEKEYLELIKRIEFLKSILASERKVLEIIKEETKELAEKIGDERRTEIAPEAEELDIEDLIAEEDVVITISHSGYIKRLPVSSYKKQHRGGKGVTGADMKEEDFVEHLFIASTHDYMLFFTDKGNIHWLKVHEIPEGGRTSKGKAIVNMLALAQGENISAFVPVREFKDGHFLIMATKNGLIKKTALTAYSNPRKGGIIGIGLEKDDALIEVEMTNGDDEILLATKEGKAIRFKEAQVRDMGRAAKGVKGITLGKKDACIAMEIVKPEQTVLTVSGQGFGKRTPFKEYRLQSRGGKGIINMKVTGKNGEAVSLTTVSDKDEIMLMTEKGMIVRCPIKDIRTTGRSTQGVRLMRLDAADKVASVAKIVPEDESETAPAAAVVNAATVTAAPVPVKEKLEEAKPETTPTEEKKTAPKEKVAPPKSEAKKKSIKRKK